The segment CGATACTGATAAATATTCCGAGCATTTCCATCTCAAAAGTCACTGCCAATAGGTAAGCCATTGGTATTTCAATTATCCAGAAGATTCCAATGTTAATATATGCAGGGGTTTTGGTATCCCCCGCACCGTTAAAAGCCTGGATCATCACCATTCCCACGGCAAAGAAGACATAACCCAATACTATAATTTGAAGTGCTCTTGTGACAATGGCATTTACTTCCTCGCTTAGGTGGAGAACCATCCCGCTAAAGTTTTTCCAAAGAAAAAATATAAAAATGTTATTACTCCCAGAAAAATAACATTGTACCTCGCCGTAAGCCATACTGAAAACTCTGCTCTGCGGAATTTTCGTGCTCCCAAATTTTGCCCCACCAGGGTGGCGGCAGCGGCAGAAAGTCCCCAGGCTTAAGCATTAAACTGAACATCAGGATCCTGAAAGCTATAGTAAATCCTGCAACAGAGGTACTGCCAAATTCAGCAGCAATTCTAATTATCGCAATCCAGCTGAGCGACTCTATTAAAAACTGACCCATGCCGCTTAACTGATATTGAAATGATCTTTCGCATAGTCCCCATTCTCACTTTTAAATTATCCCGCAGGATAACGAGTCGGTGCTTTGCGTTGAAGAGGTGGTACAACTGGTAAATAACCCCTGTACTTCGCCCTATAGTGGTTGCCCAGGCAGCTCCTTCCAGCCCCATTCCTTCGAAATTGCCAATTCCAAAGATGAGCAATGGATCCAATACTATATTTAATCCATTGCTTAGCCATAAGGTATTCATCGCCAGGTGCGGCTGGCCCGCCCCCCGGAAGGCCCCGTTTATTAGGAACAACAACATGATCGCAGTGTTCCCTGCAAAAATCACTTTAGTGTAGGGCACTCCAATTGCCAGTACACCTTCACTCGCGCCCATAAGCTCCAATATATCCCTCGCGAAGGTAAACCCCAGAATACCAATAATTATAGAACTTATTGCGCCAAACAGTAATAATTGAAAGGCAGCGCTGCTTAGCTTCGGTATATTTTTTCTCTCCAAATCTCCGGGAAACCATAGCTGTTGCGGCCATACTTATCCCTACTCCCACAGAATAAACAATTATGATGACTGCCTCTGTTAATCCTACAGTAGCCACTGCCTCCTCCCCCAGTCTCCCTACAAAGAAAATATCAACCACGGCAAAAAGGGATTCCATGATCATTTCGAGAATCATGGGGACTGATAATAGAAAAATTCCG is part of the Antarcticibacterium sp. 1MA-6-2 genome and harbors:
- a CDS encoding MATE family efflux transporter gives rise to the protein MVLHLSEEVNAIVTRALQIIVLGYVFFAVGMVMIQAFNGAGDTKTPAYINIGIFWIIEIPMAYLLAVTFEMEMLGIFISIAICHSLHAVVSLWFFRKGKWKKVLV
- a CDS encoding MATE family efflux transporter → MKAKNKLRSSWELLKEALRGDEQDFTKIRIKTGIFLLSVPMILEMIMESLFAVVDIFFVGRLGEEAVATVGLTEAVIIIVYSVGVGISMAATAMVSRRFGEKKYTEAKQRCLSIITVWRNKFYNYWYSGVYLREGYIGAYGRE
- a CDS encoding MATE family efflux transporter; the protein is MFGAISSIIIGILGFTFARDILELMGASEGVLAIGVPYTKVIFAGNTAIMLLFLINGAFRGAGQPHLAMNTLWLSNGLNIVLDPLLIFGIGNFEGMGLEGAAWATTIGRSTGVIYQLYHLFNAKHRLVILRDNLKVRMGTMRKIISISVKRHGSVFNRVAQLDCDN